GCGGTGGGCGTGGCCTCGCTTGTCGCCATGCTCTCGCTCGGCATCGGGCTTCAGCAGCTCGCCAATCGGCGGCTCACGCGCTCCGGGCTGTTCAACACCGTCATCGTCATGCCGCGCGATTTGGACCGCGGGCCGTCGCGCCGCGCCCAGACGAACGCGCCCGCGCGCCCGCTCGATGACGCCGCGATCTCCGACATCCGGCGCGTGGCGCACGTCGCAGAAGTCACGCCCGAAATGCGCTTCATGGCCGAAGCGCGCTACGGCGACAAGAGCAGGTTCATCATGGTCGCCGCGCTTCCGCCGTCGGCTCGCGATCGCGAAGCCTTCGACGGCATGACCGGCAAGTTCTTCTCTTCGCCGGATTCGGAGGAAGTGATTCTCGAATCCGAGTTTGCCAAGGAGCTGGCGCCCGATCCCAAATCGCTCCTCGGCAAGGACATAGTGCTGCAATACGCCGCGCGCGGAGGCACGCCGAATACCGCAAGTTCGGCCACGCCGCAGAACAGCGACAACGAGGAAGCGAGCACCGTCGGCGAGCTGATCGCTTCGGGATTCTCCGTCACGCGCCGCGAGATGGCGCTGCGCGTGGTCGGCATCACCGAGCACGAGCCGACTGTGGGTTTCGGCGGCATGGGGCGCTCGCGCGTGTTTGTGCCGACCGCGGTAGCTGCGAAGATGAACGTCATGCTCGGCAGCGACCTGCGCGAGATGGTGCGCACCTCCTATCGCGGGCGCGCGTACATGGCGCTCTCCGTGCGGATTGATACGCCGTCGCAGGTGCAGCCCGCGGAAGACGCCATCAAGAACATGGGCTTCTCCACCTTCTCGCTGCTGGACGCCACGCGCAGCCTGCGCCGCTTCTTCACCATCCTCGACATGTTCCTTGGCATCTTCGGCAGCTTAGCGCTGGCGGTAGCGCTGCTCGGGATCGTGAACACGCTGGTCATGGCAATCCTGGAACGCCGGCGCGAGATCGGCATCATGAAAGCCATTGGCGCGGGCGACGCGGATATCAAAATGCTTTTCTTCGCCGAGGCCGGCGTCATGGGGTTCTGTGGCGGCTTGGTCGGCGTGACCCTCGGCTGGGCCATCGGGCGCGCCATCAATATCGGCACCAACATCTACCTCAAGCGCATGGACATGACGCCCGAGACGTTTTGGCTGGTGCCGTGGTGGCTGGTGGCGGCGGCGCTGGCGTTCGCTGTGATCGTAAGCCTTGGCTCGGGTCTCTATCCCGCGTCGCGAGCCGCGAAGCTCGATCCGGTGCAGGCGCTGCGCTACGAATAACTGTTAACCACTGGTCGCCACGGATGCGCACGGGTCGCAATTTCGAGAAAAATGCGTCTTTGCGCTCCACCAACGAATCTCATGACGTGATGCGACTCTCACGACTGACCGTTGCGATCTTTGTCCTTTCGTTGTTGGCGTCTGCCCAAGAGGCGGAGCATGTCCACAACCACGATGCCCACCATCACGACGCCGTGAACGCGCGCGGCGAGAAAGCCATGGGCTTCTCCCAAACCGCGACCACGCACCATTTCATCCTCCAGTCCGAGGGCGGCTACATCCAGGTGCAGGCCAACGATGCGAAAGATACCGAGGACCGCGATCACATCCGCATGCACTTGCAGATGCAGGCGAAGCGGTTTGGCGCCGGCGACTTCAGCAATTCCGAAATGACTCATGCTCGTGTTTTACCGGGCACGCCGCAGATGCAGACGCTCAAATCGGCGATCACCTATAAGTACGAGGAGATCGAGCGCGGCGCCAGATTGCGCATCAGCAGCAAGGATCCGGCAGCCATTGCGGCGATCCACGAGTTCCTGAAATTCCAGATCGAGGACCATCAAACAGGCGATCCAACGGCAGTGAAGAAGGAAGAGTGATTTTACCTTTTAGTAAACTCTTGGACGGTATATACCCCCTCCCCCCTGTGTCCACGCAGAATCAGTAACTTGCGCACGGCATACCGTCGAAATCGCACGGTAACCGACGGTAACCGTCGGCTTGGCCGGTAGCTGGTTGGCGCGACCTCGTTTTGTTGTCAAAGATCTAAACAAGCGGTCATAAAACACAACCACCTACGCGCCTGGGCACGCAGATTCAGAGTAGCGAGTGTCAGGGGATTTGTCGGTGACATGGGCGGAAAAATTTGCAGGCAAATTCCGGTTTTGGAACAGGAATGGCGAGGATTGAATCGTGGCATGACTGAGAGGGGCGCGCTGGAGAATCAGTTGCCTGCGCGAAGATGCCGGCAGGATGTCAGAAAATGCCCAATGTGTCAGGAAATAAGACATGAAGAAGATGCCCGGTGCTGCGCCTCACATCAGGCTGTGACGGCTATCACTGACCCGTGAGACATGTTCGCGGTTCCATGCGGCACACGCCCCTCATGGCGTGGGAGAAGGCCCGATGGGCCGTCCTACCCGGCAGCGTAACTGGTTCTGGGTGACGCTGACGCTCTCCAGCATCACGGTCGTCGCGCTCGTACTGGCGGTGTGGGAACTGCTCGAGAACCGTTTCTTTCGCAATCTCGACTACGTTACGCTGCACTACCTGTACATCAGCCGTGGCATCGCGGTCTCTCTGATCCTGGCGTTCTGG
This genomic stretch from Terriglobia bacterium harbors:
- a CDS encoding ABC transporter permease codes for the protein MKAHDVVELAARNLRESVLRNSLTTIGIAVGVASLVAMLSLGIGLQQLANRRLTRSGLFNTVIVMPRDLDRGPSRRAQTNAPARPLDDAAISDIRRVAHVAEVTPEMRFMAEARYGDKSRFIMVAALPPSARDREAFDGMTGKFFSSPDSEEVILESEFAKELAPDPKSLLGKDIVLQYAARGGTPNTASSATPQNSDNEEASTVGELIASGFSVTRREMALRVVGITEHEPTVGFGGMGRSRVFVPTAVAAKMNVMLGSDLREMVRTSYRGRAYMALSVRIDTPSQVQPAEDAIKNMGFSTFSLLDATRSLRRFFTILDMFLGIFGSLALAVALLGIVNTLVMAILERRREIGIMKAIGAGDADIKMLFFAEAGVMGFCGGLVGVTLGWAIGRAINIGTNIYLKRMDMTPETFWLVPWWLVAAALAFAVIVSLGSGLYPASRAAKLDPVQALRYE